Part of the Lucilia cuprina isolate Lc7/37 chromosome 5, ASM2204524v1, whole genome shotgun sequence genome is shown below.
actacagactagactatagactagaatatagactagactatagactagactgtagaccaaaCTTGATAATAGAAtagtataaaattaaacataatctGTCAGTCGCCATTGGAGGAACAGCATTGTGTGGATTTGGATCATCTAAACTAATTTGTGCTTGATgaatcataattatttttgattttacaaacTTTCAAAACTTTTGATTTCAATTAGTAAATGATCCTTATATAGTTTGACGTTTACATCGGGTCaataccaaaataaaatttgggaTAAAATAtccgaaaacttttctattttgaCTTTTGTCCTTCTAGATTGGCCAAACGTGGCACTGTTCAGTTGCTTGATTCCTGTTTTATTTCGAAGAACTTTATTTCCTTTAATCCATGTCAAAATAAAGTTGGTAGTATGTAATCGAttacaaaaatcgatttaaattGAGAAAACTCGTATTGAGTATTAAAAGTTCGAAATTGAAAAATACAATTCAATATTTAGAGACTTAAATTAATATTGATATCAATcgttaatttgtaaataaatagttggaatttttttaatatttattatgacTTCTAAACCTAATtttggttgttgtttgtttattgtacgGTTGTCGTAGTTGAAACTTGATAAATGTATCCGATGTAATATTATTTGAATAACAAGAGATATAAAgcacttttaaaattcaaataattttataattttttcataaaacaccatttttgttttgcaacatttttgtgttcacaatattttttatatttataaaaaaactgaatacaaaaaaaagagcACATTTCATGGaaatgtttcattaaaaattaagctttaaataaaaaataagaaaaatgccttcttaaaaacaatataaaaaaactttaaaataaaattataaacatttcctTATTGCTGCAGTTGACGCTATCCTTTCCAAGTGTTTCCGAACACGATTTAATAAAATGGTTAACAAAgctaacatttttttgaaaattctttttacaaaaatgttatttaaactaTGAATATTTACAATTACTCTGAAACCATTTGATCGGCTTTAATTAATATGCCTTAAACTAAATCTGTTCTTTTTACACTGGACTTAAAAGATGACTTAACACGTTAACACATTTTTCCTAGTTTGTTTAGATGTAAGATGGTTGTTTGTTGAGGAATATTGTTGTTAGGTTTTAGGCTAGGAATCCTGTTCTATTCCTTAGAAGCCATATGACCCATAAGATTACTGgtgaatttttcaattttctttaaatcggGCATGTTTTCAGCTTTATATTGTATGCACTGCAAGAGGaagagttttaaattaattagtaTTCTATGGAAGCCCTTAACCACAACAATTTGCACTTACTTTAACATTGTCCGTCATTTTCATGAGTATGTGTCCCTTTGTATGCACATATTTCATGGTGTAGCGGCATCCCATTGGATTGGCCATGTACATATTTTCGGCAGCAATTTCGAAATCTTCCCAGTTTTTAACAAACaccattttaaattctttagttatttagaaaaattaaaaactttaaatattttcgaaagCTAAAAATTTCTTGCGTTCTTCTTTTGTGTGTGTGTCGTGTGTTGTTCAATGTGTCATATTTGACAGTTTGCTTTGTGCTCGATTTTCTCTGACGTGACAATTATTTGATAACATTACAGCTGCTGTCATctgtatttggaaaattttaaagtttttagccGTATTTACACTACTGAATAAAGCAATCAGGTGCAAGTTTTGTATTGATAGGGTTTATGTATTAGCTAAATTCtattaacaatttcaaaagGGATTTATATACAACATAGATGGCGCAAAATAACATAATATGGATATTTTGCACAAAATGTTGCCAGAAAAGTTTTGTATGTGCCCATCTTAGGCTGGAAGTCcttaaaaatacctaattttaaattgaaatccctaaaaataacaaaactagtccatagtctagtccatagactagactataggctagactatagactagactatagactagactatagactagactatagactagactatagactagactatagactagactatagactagactatagactagactatagactagactatagactagactatagactagactatagactagactatagactagactatagactagactatagactagactatagactagactatagactagactatagactagactatagaccaaactgtaGAGTTGATAATAGAAtagtataaaattaaacataatctGTCATTCGCCATTGGAGGAACAGCATTGTGTGGATTTGGATCATCTAAACTAATAGGTGCTTTATAAATCataattattttcgattttacaaactttagcacaaacaattaataataattttcc
Proteins encoded:
- the LOC111682561 gene encoding signal recognition particle 9 kDa protein, which translates into the protein MVFVKNWEDFEIAAENMYMANPMGCRYTMKYVHTKGHILMKMTDNVKCIQYKAENMPDLKKIEKFTSNLMGHMASKE